The following is a genomic window from Geitlerinema sp. PCC 9228.
CCATCGCCATCAAACTCGACAGCCCCGGTCCCATTTTCTTCCGACAAATTCGCTGCGGGTTGCTGGGCAAGCGGTTTTGGCTGTGGAAATTTCGCTCCATGTGTGCCGATGCAGAAGCCCGCAAGGGAGAAGTAAAAAATCAAGTCCAAGGCCCCCTGTTCAAAAACGAAAACGACCCGCGCATCACCCGGGTGGGTAAGTTTCTCCGCCGCACGAGCTTGGACGAGCTACCACAATTTTACAATGTTGTCAAGGGGGATATGAGCTTGGTGGGAACCCGACCGCCCACCCCCGACGAGGTGGAACGCTACGAAGTCCCTTCCTGGCAGCGGCTTAATGTAAAACCGGGGATGACCGGGGAATGGCAGGTCAACGGGCGATCGCGAGTGCGCAACTTTGAAGATGTAATTCAGCTCGATTTGCGCTACCAACAACAGTGGAGCTTGCTGTACGATGTCAAGTTAATTCTGAAGACTTTAAAAATCTTCTGGAGCAAAAACACGGGCGCGTACTAACCAATGACCGGATACCTACGATTTTTCCCGCCAAGATGCGATCGCTTTTTGTACCGTCTCGTAATTATCTGCTTCTTCGGGAACCAAAACCGCCGCTTGAATGGCACTTTGATAGTTTTCTTTCTCAGCGCGATCGCTGGCAATTTCCCAAATCGCTTGACTCCAGCGCTGTTGTAACTGTTGGGCTTGGTCGTAGTAAGGCTCTCCAGATTCAATAGCACGCAACTTATTAATGGCACGAATGTAGGAAGAAGCTTGACCATTGCGGGGGATTTTCTGCGCCGCCGCCATAATTTCTTGATTTTCCTGTTGTTTCTCGTAGCGGTCTTGCCACTGAGGCAGTGAAGTTTGGACCTGCTGCTGCAATTGTTCTCGGTCGCGGGGT
Proteins encoded in this region:
- a CDS encoding sugar transferase, which codes for MSEPAPTGEFHTISRGDTTIIEMPPRLSVLEAVPFKQNCQELLNSEPATKRLVLDFHRTTFVDSSGVGALVNILKLVQQQGRELVLREVHRPVMMVFSVTGLDRVLVFESQPESRSSENLSLNHEDFPVPHPSVRSRVKRAMDIVGGLVGLSITAVLFPVIAIAIKLDSPGPIFFRQIRCGLLGKRFWLWKFRSMCADAEARKGEVKNQVQGPLFKNENDPRITRVGKFLRRTSLDELPQFYNVVKGDMSLVGTRPPTPDEVERYEVPSWQRLNVKPGMTGEWQVNGRSRVRNFEDVIQLDLRYQQQWSLLYDVKLILKTLKIFWSKNTGAY